The candidate division WOR-3 bacterium genomic sequence ATCCCAGTGTAGAAAACTGTATCAATTCGCGTCTGAAAATTTTTTAGACAAAAACCCCAGGCTCCTACCCGGCGTGCATACCCAATGTTCAAATCATAGGGAGCAAATCGACCGGTCGCGGTGCCATACTCATCATAACCCTGGATCTCTCCGTAATTTAAATAATAAAGTGCCAGGGCATTTTTCTGATAGGTAACCCCGAAAGTAAAATTATTAATTCCGTAAAACCATTTGCCCAGTATAAAATTAAAAATCTTTTGATGATTTATTGCCGGATTGTGAAAGACTGGTATCCCTTCGTCCATCAGTACCGTCATGCCTCCCATACCATTACCCATGATTCCTGGAGTTAGCTCTACTGAACTGGTCATGTAATACATTAGCAAAATGAGCACTATCATCTTATGACCGCAAGTTTTGTGTGAAAATTTTTCAAACCATACTTGGTTTCAATCTGGATGTGAACAAAATATATCCCCACATTTAAATGCTCACTGCTTAAAGCAATCGTATAGGGATTGATGCTTTCGAGTTCTAAAACCCTTCTTCCTCGAACATTGGTGACTATTATCCGCGCCTTGCAAAAATCCTCAAATTGGGGTAACTTAATGTGAGCCTGGGTACGCATTGGATTGGGATAAATCGTTGGTTCTTCAACTATCGGTAAATAATGGGAACCATCGAGGATGATCACCGAAACTGGAAGATGGTCAGAAGCGAAGTAAAGAGCCCTTGCTACATCACTCGGGACCGCGTAATTGATACCTCCATTAACGGATTTATTAAAATGTCTTCCATCGTTGCCGAGAATCACATATGATTCTGGAGGCAAGAAAAGTCCCGAGGTATCCAGAAGATCGGGCGAACATAAGATAAGATCAAAACGATCATCCAGTCCACCACCAGCACCCCCATCTGGTAGTTCTTCGATCCGAGTGGATTGAGTGTGGGCATAGGCATATGAGTAATTGTCATGCCAAACACCCGAAAAATGAAGTATGTCCCGCAATCCCCGTGGGCTTGTCTCAATACTATCAATGAGCCGATTATAACCCGATTCATTACCATAAAAATTAAAATCACCCATGACAAGGTAGCTGATCGATGGAAGTAGGGAATCAAGGTGACTCCTTAAGCGTGTTGCCTCCTGCAGACGAATAAGTTCACACTCCGCATCTGCCTTGAAATGGACGGAGAAGATATAAAATTCATTATTGGAATCCTTCATTCTCATACGGTAACGAGCAATATCCCGATTGACTGTAGGAATGTAAAGAGCATCAATGAATTCAACCTTTGACCGCCGATAGAATAAACCATTATCAGTGCTGGGACCATCGTGAAAGGGGACCAGGGAAAAATCATTGCTTTGGTAATTAAGAACCGAATCCCGGAATAATTCCATACCCAGCTCACTCGTCAGCTCTTGAACCGCAAGGATATCTGGTTTCAAATAATCAAGCACCACCCGAAAGTATTTTAATCGCTCGTAACCCATAGCATCGGGAAAGTTTAAAAGATTATAGGTTGCAATCTTAACCTGTCCGGCAAAACAAAAAGGGAAAAGAATTGAAAAAAGAATCAAGTATTTAGTGAAACGCATCTAATTCAGGCTATTTACGAGAAACATCAATAATTCTGCCTTCTACACCTTTATCAACCGGTGAATTTTTTCTTACATAATCGGCGATGATGTTGCGCAGATAAGTGAAAGTATCCTGAATATCCCTTCCCTCCTTAAAAACTGCATAATCACCGCCTCCAGCAGCGAGAAAAGAATTCGTCACCAGCAAATATTCTTTTTCCGGATCCAACAGACTTCCATCTTCCCTGCGGATTTCTATTACTCGCTCATTGATTGGTTTTCTTGAATCATACTTAAATCTTATGCCCGAAACCTGAAATATCGCATGCCGGCCATTAACACCAACTTCCAAAATCTTCCTTACCTGTTCGCCAGTCACTCTCATCAAAACTGCGGTATTGGATAATGCGTCTACATAATAACAATCCCGGTAGGTTATCTCACCTTTCCGGAAATTTGCCCTTATCCCACCGGAGTTATGGATGGCGATATCCGCATTAAAATATACGCGCATGGCATCGGTAATCAAATTGCCCATGGGCGATTCTTCAAACCCCGCCCGGGTTAACTCCCTGCGGGCATAACCGATAACCTCATCAAAACCCTTCTGGACTTCTCTCTCCCAATTTTTTAATCTCTGTAACAGAATCGTATCAAGTTCAACTTCGTCGCTCAAAAGATCTATCAATGCACCCTGGTAGCCAACAATTTTTTTAGTTTTTTTATCAATTTTTAAATCCAAAAATCCGATACTGGTAAGATGGCTGTAATTCTGACAGATGATGGTGTGGTTTATAGAATCTTCATAAGGTTCTTCTAAAGCGGTGGCACTATGGGAACCAAATATTACATCAATACCGGGCACATTTTCTGCGAGGCGTTTATCGTGACGTAAACCAATGCCGGTCATGGCAAATATCAAATCCACCCCTTTACTTTTTAATGTATCTACATAGCGCCGGGCAGTTTCGATCTCGGGTAAAACTGCATGATTTTTGAATCGTTCAGGAGTAGTCATTCCCTTCATGTACTCGGTGATCAGACCGAAAACTCCAATTTTTAGCTCACCAAAATTAATCAGGGTATAAGGTTTGAGATACTCTACATTCTCCCAGGTGTCTTCGTAGACAATATTACTGCAGATGAATTGGGCGTTAACATTTTTCACGATCTCTTTGAAAACCTCGACCCCCATATCATAGTCATGGTTGCCGGGCGAAAGAAGATTATAGCCGCAATAATTAAAATAATCAACCACGGCCTGACCCCGTGAAAACTCACCAATCGGAGAACCCACAAACATATCCCCGGTATCCAGCAAGAGAAAACCATAATTTAGGCTATCCGCCTCCCTTTTCTTTTCTCGAATAAATGATGCCGCGGCAGCAGCGTTGCCGATCGGCGGTGGAAAGTATGGATTTATCCACCAGGCGGTAGTGGGAAGGAGTGCACCCTCAATATCATTAGTATAAAGAACATAAATATGTTCGGGGATTGCAGTATAAAGTAAAATAACCAGAACCGCTACTGGCATTACAATTTAAATCCGAAAGAAAACACAAAGTGGTTTTGGGTCTCATCAAAAAATTGTCGCTCAGCAATCCCTAACCCTCCAAAATCGGTATTAGCATAATCCCTTTTACTCAACATGAAACCAAAATCAAAATGGTAATTTTTAAAATTGCCACCCACACCCAAGGTCAAACTCGTTGTCCAAATCGCAGGCTGATTGTAATCTGGTAACAAGCAAAATCCATAACGCACTGCATAATCGGAAAGAAGGCTATGTTCGACACCAAATTTATAAGAAAGTATCCGCTTCCTCCATAGTTTATAATTTAATTCAGCAACGAATTTTGTGGGGACACGGTACGGTGGCTGAAAGTAAATACCTAAGTTATGACCCGCCGGATAGAGTAAGGTGGTGTCTTGAACCGATGCGGAAAAATTCTTTTCAAAGAAATAACCCAGACGAAAGTGATACGAAATATTAAGTATCAATCCGTATTGGGATGTAGTAGTGGAAAAAAACCACTCCTCCTTTTTAAGTGAATCCTCTCCATGAGGATAATATATCCGCATCTCCCTCTTTGCTGAACCGTAGATAAGGTCCTGTGCTACTGCGATATTTAAAGACTTATAACTCAACCCAAGACCGGGAGAAAGCGCTTTTACACCACCCGCATAAGAATCATCCACAATCTTCACAAGTTGATAAAAATTGTCACGGTATTCATGATGAAATGAATAACCGAAATCATAAAGTTTGTAATACTTAACCCCGAATCTCAAGTTTTTGAGCGGGATCATTATACTGAATGGAGCCAAGTCCAGGATGGTGATTTGATTAACCGCAATCGTTGCTATCCCGATATTATTACCATAGTTATCATAAACCCTCAAGCCTCTCTTCTCCCGACATTCGAAGAAAACCCAACCTAATTTTAAACTGATTGCATCTGCTAAACACATCCCGGCAGGATTGAGACCGTTTTCCAAAACAGTAGTATTTCCTCCCAGTCCCAGGGAAGAGGCATCATAGTAAAAAACTGCGTCACCTTGAGTTAAAACTCCTGGAAGCGTATATGCGATCAGAAACCAAAAAACAATCATTTTTACAATTGTGGTTCTTATGGGACTAAAACTGCCGCGGCAATTACCGTGGTCCAGAGCCCGTATTTATCGCCGATTGCTGTCTGGGTTATATTCATGGTTTTAACGATTTTGGTCGAAATCTTCCAGAGTTCTTTCCGTTCATCATAACTGGTGTCGGGATCAAAAGGTACCCCGAGGGTCGTAGCTAACATCTGGGCAGCGAGGTCTTCAGCTTTATCGCCGGC encodes the following:
- a CDS encoding endonuclease/exonuclease/phosphatase family protein, which translates into the protein MRFTKYLILFSILFPFCFAGQVKIATYNLLNFPDAMGYERLKYFRVVLDYLKPDILAVQELTSELGMELFRDSVLNYQSNDFSLVPFHDGPSTDNGLFYRRSKVEFIDALYIPTVNRDIARYRMRMKDSNNEFYIFSVHFKADAECELIRLQEATRLRSHLDSLLPSISYLVMGDFNFYGNESGYNRLIDSIETSPRGLRDILHFSGVWHDNYSYAYAHTQSTRIEELPDGGAGGGLDDRFDLILCSPDLLDTSGLFLPPESYVILGNDGRHFNKSVNGGINYAVPSDVARALYFASDHLPVSVIILDGSHYLPIVEEPTIYPNPMRTQAHIKLPQFEDFCKARIIVTNVRGRRVLELESINPYTIALSSEHLNVGIYFVHIQIETKYGLKNFHTKLAVIR
- a CDS encoding 5'-nucleotidase C-terminal domain-containing protein, translating into MPVAVLVILLYTAIPEHIYVLYTNDIEGALLPTTAWWINPYFPPPIGNAAAAASFIREKKREADSLNYGFLLLDTGDMFVGSPIGEFSRGQAVVDYFNYCGYNLLSPGNHDYDMGVEVFKEIVKNVNAQFICSNIVYEDTWENVEYLKPYTLINFGELKIGVFGLITEYMKGMTTPERFKNHAVLPEIETARRYVDTLKSKGVDLIFAMTGIGLRHDKRLAENVPGIDVIFGSHSATALEEPYEDSINHTIICQNYSHLTSIGFLDLKIDKKTKKIVGYQGALIDLLSDEVELDTILLQRLKNWEREVQKGFDEVIGYARRELTRAGFEESPMGNLITDAMRVYFNADIAIHNSGGIRANFRKGEITYRDCYYVDALSNTAVLMRVTGEQVRKILEVGVNGRHAIFQVSGIRFKYDSRKPINERVIEIRREDGSLLDPEKEYLLVTNSFLAAGGGDYAVFKEGRDIQDTFTYLRNIIADYVRKNSPVDKGVEGRIIDVSRK